The following nucleotide sequence is from Synergistota bacterium.
TTATCTATCGTTCCCAGGCACGCTTCTAAAGCTCCTAAACTTAAAGCCATTTCAGCATAATCGTTCAAACTTCTCATCGAGCCACCTCTCAACTCTGCGTATTAGCTTATCAAGTCCATCCGGATGAAACCATTCTATATCTTTCCATTTCCTAAACCAAGTTAACTGCCTTTTCGCGTAGTGTCTCGTATCCTTTTTTATGGCATTGATTGCCTCTTCCAATGTAAGCTTACCTAAGAAGTAATCGCATATCTCTCTATAGCCATGTCCTTTCATCGAGGGAAGATCAGGAGAGTATCCCATCTCAATAAGCCTTTTAACCTCTTCTATCAACCCTCGAGAAAGCATATCATCAACACGCAGATCTATCCTCCTGTAAATTTCATCCCTATCTCTTATTAAACCCAGCCAGAGAACCTTATATCTCTCCTTCGGTGCCTTTCCTTTCCACTCCGAATGCCAACGACTTATAGGTCTCCCGGTCAGGTGGTATACTTCAAGTGCTCTAACGATTCTATAAAGATCATTAGGATGAATTTTTTTAGCGCTCTCGGGATCCACTTTCCTTAGCTCTTTATAGAGGGTCTCTCTGCCCCTA
It contains:
- the miaA gene encoding tRNA (adenosine(37)-N6)-dimethylallyltransferase MiaA, with product MDEKIVLVLLGPTAVGKTEASFEIAQKFNCEIISVDSRQIYKLMDIGTAKPSLEERKKVPHHLIDIVYPDEVYTAGDFCSDAHRIIDEISERGKLPLMVGGSALYYWLFFRKPMSPLPRGSPSLRESLLRRGRETLYKELRKVDPESAKKIHPNDLYRIVRALEVYHLTGRPISRWHSEWKGKAPKERYKVLWLGLIRDRDEIYRRIDLRVDDMLSRGLIEEVKRLIEMGYSPDLPSMKGHGYREICDYFLGKLTLEEAINAIKKDTRHYAKRQLTWFRKWKDIEWFHPDGLDKLIRRVERWLDEKFERLC